In the genome of Nitrospira japonica, one region contains:
- a CDS encoding efflux RND transporter periplasmic adaptor subunit: MRRLVLIVAVLAVGLVIGGYVFFNGERKTPIRYRSASVERGTVVSLVTATGTIAPVVSVQVGTQVSGMIKSLHADFNSVVKAGDIVAVIDPEPFRARRDQAASNLEMARATLARARTEQAQRHRELERTKSLLSQQFVSQNDVDVALTNAQGAEAQVSVAIAQGKQAEAALNAAELDLKYTVIRSPVNGIVVARNVEVGQTVAASFATPNLFLIALDLTKMEVDTNVSESDIGGITEGKDAMFTVDAYPGVPFSGTIRQVRIAPINVQNVVTYNVVVGVDNKDLRLKPGMTANVSIVVAQRENVLKIPNAALRFMPPKSELVNGSPSGAGVRAVATGDVGGLPSRFVWKERENGELVSVPVQGGISDGLWTELVSGDVAEGEAVIVGIEQFRGERRSSDLPPGFGAPPRRQSRERGM, from the coding sequence ATGCGCCGCCTCGTTCTGATTGTCGCGGTATTGGCCGTCGGATTGGTCATCGGCGGCTACGTCTTTTTCAACGGTGAACGGAAGACGCCGATTCGATACCGCTCTGCGTCGGTGGAGCGGGGCACGGTCGTGTCACTGGTGACCGCAACCGGTACGATCGCGCCGGTGGTGTCGGTTCAGGTCGGCACGCAAGTCTCCGGCATGATCAAGAGCTTGCACGCCGACTTCAATTCCGTGGTCAAGGCCGGGGACATCGTGGCGGTGATCGACCCTGAGCCTTTTCGAGCCCGTCGAGATCAGGCCGCCAGTAATCTTGAAATGGCACGGGCGACATTGGCCCGGGCAAGGACCGAGCAGGCCCAGCGCCATCGCGAACTGGAGCGGACGAAGTCGCTGCTGTCCCAGCAATTCGTGTCGCAGAATGATGTGGATGTAGCCCTCACCAACGCTCAGGGAGCCGAAGCGCAGGTGAGCGTCGCGATTGCTCAGGGGAAGCAGGCGGAAGCCGCGCTCAATGCCGCGGAATTGGATCTGAAATACACCGTCATCCGATCGCCGGTGAACGGCATCGTCGTGGCCAGAAACGTCGAAGTGGGCCAGACGGTCGCCGCGAGTTTCGCCACGCCCAACCTGTTCTTGATCGCCCTCGACCTGACGAAGATGGAAGTCGATACCAACGTGAGCGAGTCCGATATCGGGGGCATTACGGAAGGGAAGGACGCCATGTTTACCGTCGACGCGTATCCGGGAGTTCCGTTTTCCGGCACCATCAGACAGGTGCGCATCGCGCCGATCAACGTGCAGAACGTGGTCACGTATAACGTGGTGGTCGGTGTGGACAATAAGGACTTGCGGCTCAAGCCTGGGATGACCGCGAACGTGTCGATCGTCGTGGCTCAGCGGGAGAACGTGCTCAAGATTCCCAATGCCGCGCTCCGGTTCATGCCTCCGAAATCCGAACTGGTCAACGGCAGTCCGTCCGGCGCCGGCGTCCGAGCCGTGGCGACGGGCGATGTAGGGGGCCTGCCGTCCCGATTCGTCTGGAAGGAACGGGAAAATGGCGAACTGGTCTCGGTTCCGGTTCAGGGCGGCATATCGGACGGCCTCTGGACTGAATTGGTTTCGGGAGACGTTGCCGAAGGCGAGGCCGTGATCGTCGGCATCGAGCAGTTCCGAGGAGAACGACGGAGCAGCGATCTGCCGCCGGGGTTCGGCGCTCCGCCGCGTCGCCAGTCCCGCGAGCGAGGCATGTGA
- a CDS encoding ComEA family DNA-binding protein, with protein sequence MRSVWMTAIVAAGAFSIMGCVVSDRKYQEAIAEGDAAKTELATMRTQKSALEQQVKTLKELNVKFGNEAQAAHDELERIQHSRDKERGSIEARTKELEDRVRQLTVQNRAMKSEYEDAKRHNETLKSLVARYQKELKERSVTGSLAPSAASPPAMVPAPMPPSTVTPPSAGAGLMNVNKASAGDMVLVLGISKEMADRIVMNRPYKVKGELVAKNVVPKETFDTIRERISVSP encoded by the coding sequence ATGAGGTCAGTGTGGATGACGGCGATTGTCGCAGCGGGGGCGTTTTCGATCATGGGTTGTGTCGTCAGCGACCGCAAGTACCAGGAGGCGATAGCCGAAGGCGACGCCGCAAAGACCGAATTGGCCACGATGCGCACGCAGAAGAGCGCATTGGAGCAGCAGGTCAAGACATTGAAGGAATTGAACGTCAAATTCGGTAATGAAGCCCAGGCCGCCCACGACGAGTTGGAGCGCATACAGCACAGCCGGGACAAAGAACGGGGAAGCATTGAAGCACGGACCAAGGAACTCGAGGATCGCGTTCGGCAGTTGACCGTACAAAACCGGGCCATGAAATCGGAATATGAAGACGCCAAGCGGCACAATGAAACACTGAAGTCCCTGGTCGCTCGCTATCAGAAGGAACTCAAGGAACGGAGCGTCACCGGATCATTAGCTCCCTCCGCCGCCTCGCCGCCGGCCATGGTTCCGGCTCCGATGCCACCGTCCACCGTCACCCCCCCATCGGCCGGAGCAGGCCTGATGAACGTTAATAAGGCCTCCGCTGGCGATATGGTGCTGGTGCTGGGTATCTCGAAGGAGATGGCTGACCGGATCGTGATGAACCGTCCCTACAAGGTCAAGGGTGAATTGGTTGCGAAAAACGTCGTGCCGAAGGAAACGTTCGATACGATCAGGGAGCGCATCAGCGTCAGCCCATAG
- the ileS gene encoding isoleucine--tRNA ligase, translated as MDYKATLNLPKTDFPMKANLPQREPELLAWWEKERLYEEIQQAGQGRPRYVLHDGPPYANGRIHIGHALNKILKDIIVKSKTMAGFHVPYVPGWDCHGLPIEHQVLKDLGEKKKTLDATTIRRLCREYAEKFRDIQREEFQRLGTLGDWQHPYLTMNPGYEATIVREFGKFVERGGVYKGLKPVLWCTQDQTALAEAEVEYDDHTSPSIYVKFPIVNPPRSFPGRHDGVSADRTSYAVVIWTTTPWTLPANQAVCLHPDIDYAFVQVGEEILVMADKLVERVAKACELKEARVLGMKKGQDGFEGLETQRPMSTGLSPILLGDFVTLDQGTGCVHIAPGHGMEDYILVQEYNAKASPGERLEILAPVDDAGRFTDAVEGFSGQHVFKANPGIVERLKETGKLLGHGTLNHSYPHCWRCKSPVIFRATEQWFVSMETNELRRETLAEINRVQWVPPWGKDRITGMITNRPDWCLSRQRVWGVPIPGFTCAGCRRVMAEPVLIEHLAVLMESGGSDIWFERPASELLPPGTTCGQCGGTTFEKEHDILDVWFESGVSYAAVLKPHKWWPADLYLEGSDQHRGWFHSSLLAGVITDGRAPYKAVLTHGFVLDGQGKKMSKSAGNVVAPQEVIKQFGAEILRFWVAAQDYRDDVRISKDILSQLVEVYRKIRNTCRFMLSNLYDFDPSKDRVPYERLPELDRWALIKLHNLIEVVKKSYEDFDFRQIIHELDYFCAVYMSAVYLDILKDRLYTFRADAPLRRGSQTVLFEIIVAMTKLMAPILSFTTEEIWRTLPKSSDAGQQNSSVHLVAFPESDPKWIDPELEQNWSDFLLPVRSLVLGKLEEKRRNRIIGSSLEAKVILYAQRANPAQYDSLRLYEDFLPAFFIVSQVELLGVDQVPTDACFSIDLAAGIAVDVVPAGGKKCERCWNYREAVGKDEGHPTLCDRCVEAVR; from the coding sequence ATGGACTACAAAGCAACGCTTAATCTGCCCAAAACCGATTTTCCCATGAAGGCGAACCTGCCGCAGCGGGAACCCGAACTGCTGGCTTGGTGGGAAAAGGAACGCCTGTACGAAGAGATCCAGCAGGCCGGGCAGGGGCGGCCCCGCTACGTCCTCCACGACGGTCCTCCTTATGCCAACGGCCGAATTCATATCGGCCACGCCTTGAACAAGATTCTCAAGGACATCATCGTCAAGTCGAAAACCATGGCGGGCTTTCACGTGCCGTATGTGCCGGGTTGGGATTGCCATGGTTTGCCGATCGAGCATCAGGTGCTGAAGGATCTCGGCGAAAAGAAGAAGACCCTCGATGCCACGACGATCCGCCGGCTCTGCCGGGAATATGCCGAGAAGTTCCGCGACATCCAGCGCGAAGAGTTTCAACGTCTGGGCACGCTCGGCGATTGGCAGCACCCGTATCTGACCATGAATCCGGGCTACGAAGCGACGATCGTGCGGGAGTTCGGCAAGTTCGTGGAGCGTGGGGGCGTCTACAAGGGTCTCAAGCCGGTGCTGTGGTGTACGCAGGATCAGACCGCGCTGGCCGAGGCGGAAGTGGAGTATGACGATCACACCTCACCATCGATCTACGTCAAGTTTCCCATCGTCAATCCTCCCCGGTCATTCCCCGGACGCCACGACGGCGTGTCGGCGGATCGAACGTCCTATGCCGTCGTGATTTGGACGACGACTCCCTGGACTCTTCCGGCCAATCAGGCGGTCTGTCTCCATCCCGACATCGACTATGCGTTCGTGCAGGTGGGAGAAGAGATCTTGGTCATGGCCGACAAGCTGGTGGAGCGCGTGGCCAAGGCCTGCGAGTTGAAAGAGGCCCGCGTGCTGGGGATGAAGAAGGGGCAAGACGGCTTCGAGGGGCTCGAAACTCAGCGCCCCATGAGCACGGGACTGTCGCCGATTCTGCTGGGAGATTTCGTCACGCTCGATCAGGGCACCGGCTGCGTGCACATCGCGCCGGGACACGGCATGGAAGACTACATCCTGGTCCAGGAATACAACGCCAAAGCGTCTCCCGGCGAGCGGCTGGAGATCCTGGCGCCGGTCGATGACGCGGGACGGTTCACCGACGCGGTGGAAGGCTTTTCCGGGCAGCATGTCTTCAAGGCCAACCCTGGCATCGTGGAGCGGCTCAAGGAGACGGGAAAACTATTGGGACACGGGACGCTGAACCACTCCTATCCCCACTGCTGGCGTTGCAAGAGCCCGGTCATCTTCCGTGCTACGGAACAGTGGTTCGTCTCCATGGAGACGAACGAACTCCGCCGGGAGACCCTGGCCGAAATCAATCGCGTGCAATGGGTTCCGCCCTGGGGCAAGGATCGGATCACCGGCATGATCACGAATCGGCCGGATTGGTGTTTGTCGCGCCAACGTGTATGGGGCGTGCCGATTCCTGGATTCACCTGTGCCGGCTGCCGCAGGGTGATGGCCGAGCCGGTTCTGATCGAACACCTCGCCGTCCTGATGGAATCGGGAGGATCGGATATTTGGTTCGAACGACCGGCGTCGGAGTTGCTGCCTCCCGGCACGACGTGCGGACAGTGCGGCGGAACTACATTCGAAAAGGAACATGACATTCTCGACGTCTGGTTCGAATCCGGCGTCAGTTATGCCGCCGTGCTCAAGCCGCACAAGTGGTGGCCGGCTGATTTGTATCTCGAAGGTTCGGATCAGCATCGGGGCTGGTTCCATAGTTCGTTGCTCGCCGGCGTCATCACCGACGGGCGCGCGCCATACAAAGCCGTCCTGACGCACGGGTTCGTCCTCGATGGGCAAGGTAAAAAGATGTCGAAGTCGGCTGGGAATGTTGTTGCACCACAGGAGGTGATCAAGCAGTTTGGAGCTGAAATTTTGAGGTTTTGGGTGGCAGCACAGGATTATCGCGATGATGTTCGGATTTCTAAAGATATTCTAAGTCAGCTCGTCGAGGTATACCGAAAAATTAGGAATACCTGCAGGTTTATGCTGAGCAATCTCTATGACTTTGACCCCTCGAAAGATCGAGTGCCATATGAACGGTTGCCGGAACTCGACCGATGGGCGTTAATCAAGCTTCACAACCTTATTGAGGTTGTGAAAAAGAGTTACGAAGATTTTGATTTTCGCCAAATCATCCATGAACTCGATTATTTCTGTGCCGTGTATATGAGCGCCGTGTATCTCGACATTCTCAAGGATCGTCTCTACACGTTCCGCGCAGATGCTCCCTTGCGCCGCGGGTCACAGACTGTGCTCTTTGAGATCATAGTCGCCATGACGAAATTGATGGCTCCGATTCTAAGCTTTACGACGGAGGAAATTTGGCGCACATTACCTAAGTCTTCAGATGCGGGACAGCAGAACTCAAGTGTGCATCTGGTAGCATTCCCAGAATCAGATCCAAAATGGATCGATCCCGAACTGGAACAGAATTGGAGTGATTTCTTATTGCCTGTGCGAAGTCTGGTGCTTGGTAAACTGGAGGAAAAGCGGAGAAACAGAATCATAGGATCTTCGCTTGAAGCAAAGGTGATCCTCTATGCGCAGCGAGCGAACCCTGCTCAGTATGATTCTCTAAGGTTGTACGAAGACTTCTTGCCAGCCTTCTTTATCGTTTCGCAGGTCGAATTGCTTGGGGTAGATCAGGTACCGACCGATGCTTGCTTTTCGATAGATCTTGCTGCAGGAATTGCTGTTGATGTGGTTCCAGCAGGAGGAAAAAAGTGCGAGCGGTGCTGGAATTATCGAGAGGCAGTCGGAAAAGATGAGGGTCACCCCACCCTCTGCGACCGTTGCGTGGAGGCGGTGCGGTGA
- a CDS encoding undecaprenyl-diphosphate phosphatase: MNEWGPALAVILGIVEGLTEFLPVSSTGHLILVGHALGFTGDLAANAEISIQLGAILAVVAYEREKLRTLLSRAMGEQADFRRSIGGGTESLSLTLRRSLVAHPHLWFLIGLGAAFLPAGLVGLATHGWIKAHLFSPQTVAITSIVGGLIILAVEARTRKPDVQQLEQVGLRQAIMIGVAQCASLVPGMSRSGSTIIGGLLVGLDRKVATEYSFFLALPTLIVATCYQIWKSRGVFQQEDYVALAIGLAVSFVVAWIVIAAFLSFVKHHTLRPFAYYRIVMGLAVLYIFGL, translated from the coding sequence ATGAATGAATGGGGCCCCGCCCTGGCGGTGATTCTCGGCATTGTCGAAGGACTGACCGAATTTCTCCCGGTCTCCTCGACCGGCCATCTCATTCTCGTGGGGCATGCACTGGGGTTTACCGGCGATCTGGCCGCCAATGCCGAGATCTCCATCCAGTTGGGGGCCATCCTCGCCGTCGTGGCATACGAGCGGGAAAAGCTGAGAACGCTCCTTTCACGCGCAATGGGCGAGCAAGCGGATTTTCGGCGTTCGATTGGCGGCGGCACCGAATCGTTGAGTCTCACGCTTCGCCGATCCCTGGTAGCACATCCGCATCTCTGGTTCCTCATCGGCTTGGGCGCGGCATTTCTCCCCGCCGGTCTGGTGGGACTGGCGACGCACGGTTGGATCAAAGCTCACCTCTTCAGCCCGCAGACCGTCGCCATCACCTCCATCGTGGGCGGATTGATCATTTTGGCGGTTGAAGCCCGCACGAGGAAACCAGATGTACAGCAACTTGAACAGGTCGGCCTGCGCCAGGCGATCATGATCGGCGTCGCCCAATGCGCGTCGCTCGTTCCCGGCATGTCACGCTCGGGTTCGACGATCATCGGCGGCTTGCTGGTGGGCTTGGATCGTAAGGTCGCCACGGAATACTCGTTTTTTCTGGCGCTCCCGACGTTGATCGTCGCAACCTGCTATCAAATCTGGAAATCACGCGGAGTGTTTCAGCAGGAGGACTACGTCGCGCTGGCGATCGGCCTTGCCGTCTCCTTTGTCGTCGCCTGGATCGTGATCGCGGCGTTCCTGTCCTTCGTCAAGCACCACACGCTGCGTCCATTCGCCTATTACAGAATCGTCATGGGACTCGCCGTCCTGTATATCTTTGGTCTGTGA
- a CDS encoding DUF2024 family protein, with translation MADTVHIFDAKVRGKQGPLHFDVITTDEATALKLAKRYMEELGEGDVTVTVNECQFCHSEPLVMFSTDQQRQFHEQGGFIVPLPG, from the coding sequence ATGGCGGACACCGTCCACATATTCGACGCGAAAGTGCGTGGGAAGCAGGGGCCGCTCCATTTCGACGTCATAACGACCGACGAAGCGACGGCGCTCAAGCTGGCGAAGCGATACATGGAAGAACTGGGCGAGGGAGACGTCACGGTGACCGTGAATGAATGTCAATTCTGCCACAGCGAACCGCTGGTGATGTTTTCGACGGACCAGCAGCGCCAGTTTCACGAACAGGGAGGGTTCATCGTTCCCCTTCCCGGCTAG
- a CDS encoding ABC transporter ATP-binding protein → MASLISCRDIWKVYRVGDVQVEALCGVELTIERGEFVAVMGSSGSGKSTLMNILGCLDQPTRGSYQLGGVEVASMRSDRLAEIRNRQIGFVFQSFNLIPRTSSLENAQLPLFYRGLPLKEQRRQAAEALRRVGLIGRESHFPAQLSGGQQQRVAIARALVTSPTLLLADEPTGNLDSRSSEEIMEILQGLNREGMTVVVVTHEPDVAVYASREIVVTDGRIVSDRTVRPSQEAGH, encoded by the coding sequence ATGGCTTCGCTGATCTCCTGTCGTGACATCTGGAAGGTGTATCGGGTCGGCGATGTTCAGGTCGAAGCGCTTTGTGGCGTGGAACTCACGATCGAGCGGGGCGAATTCGTCGCGGTCATGGGCTCCTCAGGATCCGGCAAGTCCACATTGATGAACATTCTCGGTTGCCTCGACCAACCGACGAGAGGCAGCTACCAACTCGGCGGTGTCGAAGTCGCAAGCATGCGTTCGGATCGGTTGGCCGAAATCCGCAACCGCCAGATCGGATTCGTCTTTCAAAGCTTCAATCTCATCCCCAGGACCAGTTCGCTGGAAAATGCTCAGTTGCCGCTGTTCTATCGAGGACTCCCGCTCAAAGAGCAGCGCCGGCAGGCGGCGGAAGCGCTTCGGCGTGTCGGCTTGATCGGGCGGGAAAGCCATTTCCCCGCTCAACTATCCGGTGGCCAACAGCAACGCGTCGCCATTGCTCGGGCGTTGGTGACGTCGCCGACTCTTCTGCTGGCCGATGAGCCGACGGGTAATCTGGACAGCAGGTCCAGCGAGGAGATCATGGAAATCTTGCAGGGGCTCAACCGCGAGGGTATGACGGTCGTCGTGGTCACGCATGAGCCGGACGTCGCGGTCTACGCATCACGGGAGATCGTCGTGACGGACGGCCGGATCGTGAGCGACCGAACGGTGCGGCCGTCTCAAGAGGCGGGGCACTAG
- the nadA gene encoding quinolinate synthase NadA translates to MLATVPKPISDYQGLAGDELFRRTAQAKRVLGDRVMILGHNYQRDEVIEHADFRGDSLLLSKLAAERSERPYVVFCGVHFMAETADILSRSNQTVILPDMAAGCSMADMAAIEQVDQCWETLGRILPVEETVMPAVYVNSAAVLKAFCGEHGGITCTSSNARAVIEWCWARREKILFFPDEHLGRNTANKMGLPREQMIVWDPYQPNGGNSREAIKRAKLILWKGHCSVHQMFQPVHVDNFRKQYPDGKVIVHPECHEDVVNKADLSGSTEFIIKTVSAAPTGSIWAVGTELNLVNRLKRDMTDRKVFFLSSTVCQCATMFRIDGAHLCWAMENLADRHVVNHIVVPEDEKRWAKVALDRMMAIS, encoded by the coding sequence ATGTTAGCTACGGTACCCAAGCCGATCAGCGATTATCAGGGGCTCGCGGGCGACGAGCTGTTCCGCCGGACGGCGCAGGCGAAGCGCGTCCTCGGCGATCGGGTTATGATTCTCGGACACAACTATCAGCGGGACGAGGTGATCGAACACGCCGATTTTCGGGGTGATTCGCTTCTGCTGTCCAAACTCGCGGCGGAGCGGTCCGAGCGGCCCTACGTCGTCTTTTGCGGCGTGCATTTCATGGCCGAGACGGCGGACATTCTCAGCCGGTCGAATCAAACCGTCATTCTTCCGGACATGGCGGCCGGCTGTTCGATGGCGGATATGGCGGCGATCGAGCAGGTGGATCAATGTTGGGAAACGTTGGGGCGCATCCTCCCGGTCGAGGAGACCGTCATGCCGGCCGTCTATGTGAATTCCGCGGCAGTCCTGAAGGCCTTTTGCGGCGAGCACGGCGGCATCACCTGTACGTCGTCCAACGCCAGGGCCGTGATCGAATGGTGCTGGGCCAGACGCGAAAAGATTCTGTTTTTCCCGGACGAGCATCTGGGCCGCAATACCGCCAACAAGATGGGATTGCCGCGCGAGCAGATGATCGTGTGGGATCCCTATCAGCCGAACGGCGGTAACAGCCGCGAAGCCATCAAGCGGGCGAAGCTGATTCTCTGGAAAGGCCATTGCAGCGTCCATCAGATGTTTCAGCCGGTACACGTCGACAATTTCAGGAAGCAGTATCCGGACGGCAAGGTGATCGTTCATCCGGAGTGCCATGAGGACGTGGTCAACAAGGCGGATTTGTCCGGGTCCACGGAATTCATCATCAAGACGGTGTCCGCGGCTCCCACCGGATCGATCTGGGCGGTGGGGACGGAACTCAATCTCGTCAACCGGTTGAAGCGTGACATGACCGACAGGAAGGTATTCTTTCTCTCGTCCACCGTCTGTCAATGCGCAACCATGTTCAGGATCGACGGCGCGCATCTCTGTTGGGCCATGGAGAATCTTGCCGACAGGCACGTCGTCAACCATATCGTGGTTCCCGAAGACGAGAAGCGGTGGGCCAAGGTGGCGCTCGACCGGATGATGGCAATCAGCTAA
- a CDS encoding ABC transporter permease, translating to MAAFVWLTILTALRVLGRNRMRTALTMLGIVIGVGAVIAMVSIGDGARRAVQRQIATMGTNVIIVWPGVTTVSGVRGSQGGAVTLTVADALDIKKKIPLLSDTAWAKRDVMQIVNGNRNWNGSINGVSPSYLTIRDWSFTSGGAFTQADLDSAARVALIGQTVAENLFEPGEEPVGAVIRINNVPFRVIGVLAAKGQSAQGSDQDDVIFIPFTTAERKVFGTLFLGSVGGIFASTERADDLPEAVEQIRDVIRMRHRIQGEQADDFTIRTQVDIGKVQQGTSQTLTVMLFAIASVSLLVGGIGIMNILLVSVTERTREIGVRMAVGATRRHIVVQFLIEAMTLSVLGGALGIIFGVIGAKLTTVIAGWPTIVSGSVIAAAFVFSLVIGLFFGLYPATKAARLNPIDALRYE from the coding sequence ATGGCGGCGTTCGTGTGGTTGACGATCCTCACGGCGCTTCGGGTCCTTGGGCGCAATCGTATGCGGACAGCCTTGACCATGCTGGGAATCGTGATCGGCGTAGGGGCGGTCATCGCCATGGTCAGCATCGGCGACGGTGCCCGGCGCGCGGTCCAGAGGCAGATCGCCACGATGGGCACGAACGTCATCATCGTCTGGCCCGGCGTCACCACGGTCAGCGGCGTGCGGGGAAGCCAAGGAGGGGCCGTCACCCTGACGGTCGCGGATGCGCTGGATATCAAGAAGAAAATTCCGTTGTTGTCGGACACCGCATGGGCCAAACGGGACGTGATGCAGATCGTCAACGGCAACCGGAATTGGAACGGTTCCATCAATGGCGTGTCTCCGAGCTATCTGACGATCAGAGACTGGTCGTTTACCAGCGGGGGGGCGTTTACGCAGGCGGACCTCGACAGCGCCGCTCGCGTGGCGCTGATCGGACAGACGGTGGCGGAGAATCTCTTTGAACCGGGAGAAGAGCCGGTCGGGGCTGTCATACGCATCAACAACGTGCCGTTTCGGGTGATCGGCGTGCTTGCGGCGAAGGGACAATCCGCCCAGGGTTCCGATCAAGACGACGTCATCTTCATTCCGTTCACGACCGCGGAACGAAAGGTCTTCGGCACCTTGTTCCTGGGCTCCGTCGGTGGGATCTTTGCGTCAACCGAGCGGGCCGACGATCTCCCTGAGGCGGTCGAGCAGATTCGCGACGTCATCCGCATGCGTCACCGGATACAGGGGGAACAGGCCGACGATTTTACGATCCGCACGCAGGTGGATATCGGAAAGGTGCAACAGGGGACGAGTCAAACGTTGACCGTGATGTTATTTGCCATCGCGTCCGTTTCCCTGCTCGTCGGAGGGATCGGTATCATGAACATCCTGCTGGTCTCGGTGACCGAGCGGACCAGGGAAATCGGCGTTCGGATGGCGGTCGGCGCCACGCGGCGTCACATCGTCGTGCAGTTCCTGATCGAAGCCATGACGTTGAGCGTGTTGGGCGGGGCGTTGGGCATTATCTTCGGGGTGATAGGGGCGAAATTGACGACGGTGATCGCAGGATGGCCGACCATCGTGTCCGGATCCGTGATCGCGGCTGCATTCGTGTTTTCGCTCGTCATCGGATTGTTTTTCGGCCTCTATCCCGCCACAAAGGCCGCGCGTTTGAATCCGATCGACGCGCTGCGTTACGAGTAA
- the lspA gene encoding signal peptidase II — protein sequence MSPTALRYGGLTLLGILIVLVDQVTKQWVMQSMRLHESIVVVPNLFSITYIRNPGAAFGLLAGSSNAFRMVFFGVTSLFALGLLGTILARLPEKDWIGQVSIAAILGGAIGNLIDRLRFGEVIDFLDVYVDMYHWPAFNVADSAISVGVVCLIVHFAFERKETPLPEPDPPPTSLSS from the coding sequence GTGAGCCCGACCGCGCTCCGTTACGGAGGGCTGACCCTGCTCGGAATCCTGATCGTATTGGTGGATCAGGTAACAAAACAATGGGTCATGCAGTCCATGCGGTTGCATGAGTCCATCGTGGTCGTTCCCAACCTCTTCAGCATTACCTACATCCGGAATCCGGGGGCCGCGTTCGGATTGCTGGCCGGCAGCAGCAACGCCTTTCGCATGGTCTTCTTCGGCGTGACGTCTCTGTTCGCGCTGGGCCTCCTGGGGACGATTCTGGCCCGGCTGCCCGAGAAAGATTGGATCGGGCAGGTGAGCATCGCCGCGATCCTCGGAGGAGCGATCGGAAATTTGATCGATCGGTTACGGTTCGGCGAGGTAATCGATTTTCTGGACGTCTATGTCGACATGTATCATTGGCCGGCGTTCAACGTGGCCGACTCCGCCATCAGCGTGGGGGTCGTGTGCCTGATCGTGCATTTTGCGTTCGAACGAAAAGAGACGCCGCTGCCGGAACCGGATCCTCCCCCGACGTCCCTATCTTCTTAG